The following proteins come from a genomic window of Dongia rigui:
- a CDS encoding L,D-transpeptidase family protein, which produces MSDLIVTADAPGATTGWAQLGARKFRCALGRSGIVADKREGDGGTPVGSFPLRRLFVRADRGATPAAAVPVSVIKPEDGWCDAPEHPDYNRRVALPFAASHEKMWLDDHVYDLVLVIGHNDDPPVPHKGSAVFVHLARDGYKPTEGCIAFSRADLEAILQAMAPSGRVVVEAA; this is translated from the coding sequence GTGAGCGATCTCATCGTCACGGCCGATGCGCCCGGCGCCACGACCGGCTGGGCGCAACTGGGAGCACGGAAGTTTCGCTGTGCCCTGGGTCGCAGCGGCATCGTTGCCGACAAACGCGAGGGCGATGGCGGCACACCGGTTGGCAGCTTTCCCCTGCGGCGCCTGTTCGTGCGCGCCGATCGCGGAGCGACACCGGCAGCGGCGGTGCCCGTGTCGGTCATCAAGCCGGAAGACGGCTGGTGCGATGCGCCCGAGCATCCCGATTACAACCGCCGTGTCGCCCTGCCCTTCGCCGCCAGCCATGAGAAGATGTGGCTCGACGATCACGTCTACGATCTGGTCCTGGTCATCGGCCACAATGACGATCCGCCCGTGCCGCACAAAGGCAGCGCCGTCTTCGTGCATCTGGCGCGCGATGGCTACAAGCCGACCGAAGGCTGCATCGCCTTCAGTCGCGCCGATCTCGAGGCGATCCTGCAAGCGATGGCGCCGAGTGGCCGGGTGGTCGTCGAGGCAGCCTGA
- the ribA gene encoding GTP cyclohydrolase II, translating into MTPIDPAALDPSVWTATCLAQVERAVAELRRGGVVALLEGDQAALLLAAETVEQPALATLQGASTTGKKGEVRLVLTSERTQALQKRGLSLPANLPADDVRVLSVGGALAAEAIRQLADPTVAAFDAQALGVAVVGDVSPAFAQGAIELAKAARLLPAAILVLVSRAGLDHWVDPAFRMEARDLAHWRRNAASNLRRVSSARVPLEGAEEAEIIAFRPHDGGKEHLAIIIGKLDTTRPVLTRLHSECFTGDLLGSLRCDCGEQLRGAISAISQSGNGVLLYLAQEGRGIGLVNKLRAYRLQDAGADTLDANLQLGFGADERLYQPAAEMLQQLGVGAVRLLTNNPDKVTGLAQCGINVTERVPHVFPSNDHNERYLSTKAMRFGHMF; encoded by the coding sequence ATGACGCCGATCGATCCGGCGGCCCTCGACCCCAGTGTCTGGACCGCCACCTGCCTCGCCCAAGTTGAACGCGCCGTGGCCGAATTGCGCCGTGGTGGCGTCGTGGCGCTGCTGGAAGGCGATCAGGCGGCGCTGCTGCTGGCGGCCGAGACGGTGGAGCAACCGGCGCTGGCGACCCTCCAGGGTGCCAGTACGACCGGGAAGAAGGGCGAAGTTCGCCTGGTCCTGACGTCTGAGCGCACTCAGGCGCTGCAAAAGCGCGGCCTGTCGCTGCCGGCCAATCTGCCGGCCGATGATGTCCGCGTCCTGTCCGTGGGCGGGGCGCTCGCCGCCGAGGCCATCAGACAGCTGGCCGATCCGACCGTCGCCGCCTTCGATGCTCAGGCCCTGGGTGTGGCGGTCGTGGGCGATGTGTCGCCGGCCTTTGCGCAGGGTGCCATTGAACTTGCGAAAGCGGCGCGCCTGCTGCCCGCTGCCATTCTGGTGCTGGTCTCCCGCGCCGGTCTCGACCATTGGGTGGATCCCGCCTTCCGCATGGAGGCCCGGGATCTCGCGCATTGGCGCCGCAATGCCGCCTCTAATCTGCGCCGGGTCAGTTCCGCCCGCGTGCCGCTGGAAGGGGCCGAGGAGGCCGAGATCATCGCCTTCCGCCCGCATGACGGCGGCAAGGAGCATCTGGCCATCATCATCGGCAAGCTGGACACGACCCGGCCGGTCTTGACGCGTCTTCATTCCGAATGTTTCACGGGCGACCTCCTCGGATCCCTGCGCTGCGATTGCGGCGAACAGCTGCGCGGCGCCATTTCGGCCATTTCGCAATCGGGCAATGGCGTGCTGCTCTATCTGGCGCAGGAAGGCCGCGGCATTGGCCTCGTCAACAAGCTCAGGGCCTATCGCCTGCAGGATGCAGGTGCCGACACGCTTGATGCCAATCTGCAGCTGGGCTTTGGCGCCGATGAACGGCTCTATCAGCCAGCGGCTGAGATGCTGCAGCAATTGGGGGTGGGGGCAGTGCGCCTCCTCACCAACAACCCGGACAAGGTCACGGGCCTTGCCCAATGCGGGATCAACGTGACCGAGCGCGTTCCCCACGTGTTCCCGTCCAATGACCATAACGAGCGCTACCTCTCCACCAAGGCGATGCGCTTCGGCCATATGTTCTAA
- a CDS encoding MBL fold metallo-hydrolase produces MSQAVGASTGDLSVRFWGVRGSLSCSGPEYVRYGGNTSCLEVRAGDHVLVFDAGTGIRQLGRALAAKGPVDADLFFTHTHIDHIVGMPFFAPLYMPGSKIRVWAGHLKPDRTLKESLATLMAEPLFPVPLEIFSASPDYHDFIAGETLEPYPGLKVQTCPLNHPNGATGYRVDWKGKSICYVTDCEHDPKQLDPVVLALIEDADVVVYDSTYTDEEYTKFKGWGHSTWQEAVRLAEKARVKTLVLFHHDPSHDDIFMDNIAAEAEKARPGTLVAKEGMVLTP; encoded by the coding sequence TTGTCGCAAGCGGTTGGTGCCTCGACGGGTGATTTGTCCGTTCGCTTTTGGGGAGTCCGCGGCTCCCTTTCCTGTTCCGGTCCCGAATATGTGCGTTACGGCGGCAACACGTCCTGCCTTGAAGTGCGAGCGGGCGATCATGTGCTGGTGTTCGATGCCGGCACGGGCATTCGGCAATTGGGCCGCGCGCTTGCCGCCAAGGGCCCGGTCGACGCCGATCTCTTTTTCACCCACACGCATATCGACCACATCGTCGGCATGCCGTTCTTTGCGCCGCTCTATATGCCGGGTTCGAAGATCCGCGTCTGGGCCGGGCATCTGAAGCCTGATCGCACGCTGAAGGAATCGCTGGCGACCTTGATGGCCGAACCGCTGTTCCCCGTGCCGCTCGAAATCTTTTCCGCCTCGCCCGATTACCACGACTTCATCGCCGGCGAGACGCTGGAGCCCTATCCGGGCCTCAAGGTGCAGACATGCCCGCTCAACCATCCCAACGGTGCCACCGGCTACCGCGTCGATTGGAAGGGCAAGTCGATCTGCTATGTGACCGATTGCGAGCATGATCCCAAGCAACTCGATCCCGTGGTCCTGGCGCTGATCGAGGACGCCGATGTCGTCGTCTATGACAGCACCTATACCGATGAGGAATACACCAAGTTCAAGGGCTGGGGCCATTCGACCTGGCAGGAAGCCGTGCGCCTGGCCGAGAAGGCCAGGGTCAAGACGCTGGTGCTGTTCCACCACGACCCCAGCCATGACGATATCTTCATGGACAACATCGCCGCCGAGGCCGAGAAGGCGCGGCCTGGCACGCTGGTCGCCAAGGAAGGCATGGTGCTGACGCCATGA
- a CDS encoding response regulator transcription factor, giving the protein MTLSHQRRILLVDDDEALRKTLAEQLALDGEFTCVEAGTAGEALGVAQREKPDAILLDVGLPDGDGRQVCEALRKAGISVPIIMVTASSGEADTIHGLDMGANDYIAKPFRLGELIARLRAHLRQHEHSEDALIPIGPYIFKPNVKMLVDEKANKKIRLTEKETAILKYLYRAEQRAVGRETLLGEVWGYNAGVTTHTLETHVYRLRQKIEKDPAKAQILVTDAGGYKLIP; this is encoded by the coding sequence ATGACCCTCAGCCACCAGCGCCGCATCCTGCTCGTCGACGATGACGAGGCGTTGCGCAAGACCCTCGCGGAACAGCTGGCCCTCGACGGCGAGTTCACCTGTGTCGAGGCCGGGACCGCGGGCGAGGCCCTGGGCGTCGCACAGCGGGAAAAGCCGGATGCGATCCTGCTGGATGTGGGATTGCCTGATGGCGACGGGCGCCAGGTCTGCGAGGCGCTGCGCAAGGCCGGGATCAGCGTCCCTATCATCATGGTGACGGCATCGTCGGGTGAAGCCGATACGATCCACGGCCTCGACATGGGGGCCAATGACTACATCGCCAAGCCCTTTCGCCTTGGGGAATTGATCGCGCGTCTGCGCGCGCATCTGCGCCAGCACGAACACAGCGAAGACGCGCTCATCCCCATCGGCCCCTATATCTTCAAGCCCAATGTGAAGATGCTGGTCGACGAGAAGGCCAACAAGAAGATCCGCCTCACCGAGAAGGAAACGGCGATCCTCAAATACCTCTACCGCGCCGAGCAGCGCGCGGTCGGGCGCGAGACGCTGCTGGGCGAGGTCTGGGGCTATAACGCCGGCGTCACCACGCATACGCTGGAGACCCATGTCTATCGCCTGCGCCAGAAGATCGAGAAGGATCCCGCCAAGGCACAGATCCTGGTGACCGATGCCGGTGGCTACAAGCTGATCCCCTGA
- a CDS encoding MFS transporter, producing MTAVERTCWPVALLGVSISAFGAYLQFKLPPILPSFLASYPHSNNVAAWFMSIFALVGLLASAPLGRLVERHVLGLALGLGLGIAALGILIGLAAPQSAPLMLLARGLEGLTFAIFAVIGPVIANSATARRDLGLVTGLIAAWIPIGQLLAGGLALAGADWHALWLINLALMLPIIAMAWWYRPWLGTVKRPAGTGHLTKTHPGLFIGAGLFLLWSLQFFAFMTWLTKYLTGELHLSATAAILAYLTPVIVVMTCNIATGWALAHGVKFLPLLFAGLLSQSFVWLTAPWLDGIVGLLMLVVFGIGAGIAPACFFHLPHKLDGVSAGPKAYGVLMTGRNSGVFLGPILMAWLFQGNLGWHGAAFVIAGISLVAALLSLTLAPRLRVP from the coding sequence TTGACCGCAGTTGAACGGACCTGCTGGCCCGTGGCGCTTCTGGGCGTCAGCATCAGCGCCTTTGGCGCCTATCTCCAGTTCAAGCTGCCACCGATCCTGCCTTCCTTCCTCGCCAGCTATCCCCACAGCAACAATGTGGCGGCCTGGTTCATGTCGATCTTCGCCTTGGTGGGGCTTCTCGCCTCGGCTCCGCTCGGGCGCCTGGTCGAGCGCCATGTCTTGGGCCTGGCTCTGGGTCTTGGCCTTGGCATCGCGGCGCTTGGCATTCTCATCGGCCTCGCGGCACCACAATCGGCGCCGCTGATGCTGCTGGCACGCGGGCTCGAAGGTTTGACCTTCGCCATCTTCGCCGTGATCGGCCCGGTCATCGCCAATTCGGCGACGGCGCGGCGCGATCTCGGTCTTGTTACCGGCCTCATCGCCGCCTGGATTCCGATCGGGCAGCTCCTCGCTGGTGGTCTTGCCTTGGCTGGCGCGGATTGGCACGCCTTGTGGCTCATCAACCTTGCTCTCATGCTGCCGATCATTGCCATGGCGTGGTGGTATCGCCCCTGGCTCGGTACCGTGAAGCGGCCGGCCGGCACGGGCCATCTCACAAAGACTCACCCGGGCCTATTCATCGGCGCCGGGTTGTTCCTGCTGTGGTCACTGCAATTCTTCGCCTTCATGACGTGGCTTACCAAATACCTCACTGGCGAATTGCATCTCAGTGCGACAGCGGCGATCCTCGCCTACCTCACCCCCGTCATCGTGGTGATGACCTGCAACATCGCCACCGGCTGGGCCCTGGCGCATGGCGTCAAATTCCTGCCGCTGCTGTTTGCGGGGCTGCTGTCGCAATCGTTCGTCTGGCTGACAGCGCCGTGGCTCGACGGCATCGTGGGTCTTCTCATGCTGGTTGTCTTCGGCATCGGCGCCGGCATCGCCCCAGCCTGCTTCTTTCATCTGCCGCACAAGCTCGACGGCGTCAGCGCCGGGCCCAAGGCCTATGGCGTGCTGATGACCGGCCGCAATTCCGGTGTCTTCTTGGGTCCGATCCTGATGGCCTGGCTGTTCCAGGGCAATCTCGGCTGGCATGGTGCCGCCTTCGTCATCGCCGGCATTTCGCTGGTCGCGGCCCTGCTCTCACTTACCCTTGCACCAAGGCTGCGCGTGCCGTGA